In the genome of Manis javanica isolate MJ-LG chromosome 17, MJ_LKY, whole genome shotgun sequence, one region contains:
- the CADM4 gene encoding cell adhesion molecule 4 isoform X1, which translates to MGRARRFQWPLLLLWAAAAGPGAGQEVQTENVTVAEGGVAEITCRLHQYDGSIVVIQNPARQTLFFNGTRALKDDRFQLEEFSPRRVRIRLSDARLEDEGGYFCQLYTEDTHHQIATLTVLVAPENPVVEVREQAVEGGEVEVSCLVPRSRPAATLRWYRDRKELKGVSSGQENGKVWSVASTVRFRVDRKDDGGIVICEAQNQALPSGHSKQTQYVLDVQYSPTARIHASQAVVREGDTLVLTCAVTGNPRPNQIRWNRGNESLPERAEAVGETLTLPGLVSADNGTYTCEASNKHGHARALYVLVVYDPGAVVEAQTSVPYAIVGGILALLVFLIICVLVGMVWCSVRQKGSYLTHEASGLDEQGEAREAFLNGSDGHKRKEEFFI; encoded by the exons aTGGGCCGGGCCCGGCGCTTCCAGTGGCCgctgctgctgctgtgggcgGCCGCGGCGGGGCCAG GGGCAGGACAGGAAGTACAGACAGAGAATGTGACAGTGGCTGAGGGTGGGGTGGCCGAGATAACCTGCCGTCTGCACCAGTATGATGGGTCCATAGTTGTCATTCAGAACCCAGCCCGGCAGACCCTCTTCTTCAATGGCACCCGAG CCCTGAAGGACGATCGTTTCCAGCTCGAGGAGTTCTCCCCGCGCCGGGTGCGAATCCGGCTCTCAGATGCCCGCCTGGAGGACGAGGGGGGCTATTTCTGCCAGCTCTACACGGAAGATACCCACCACCAGATTGCCACGCTCACTGTACTGG TGGCCCCGGAGAATCCCGTGGTGGAGGTCCGGGAGCAGGCGGTGGAGGGCGGCGAAGTGGAGGTCAGCTGCTTAGTTCCGCGGTCCCGCCCGGCTGCCACCCTGCGATGGTACCGGGACCGCAAAGAGCTGAAAG GAGTGAGCAGCGGCCAAGAAAATGGCAAAGTCTGGAGCGTGGCAAGCACAGTGCGGTTTCGTGTGGACCGCAAGGACGACGGTGGTATCGTCATCTGCGAGGCGCAGAATCAGGCGCTACCTTCTGGACACAGCAAGCAGACGCAGTACGTGCTGGACGTGCAGT ACTCCCCCACGGCCAGGATCCATGCCTCCCAAGCTGTGGTGCGGGAGGGAGACACGTTGGTGCTGACCTGTGCGGTAACAGGGAACCCCAG GCCAAACCAGATCCGCTGGAACCGGGGGAATGAATCTTTGCCAGAGCGGGCCGAGGCGGTCGGGGAGACGCTTACACTGCCGGGCCTGGTCTCCGCGGATAATGGCACCTACACTTGCGAGGCGTCGAACAAGCACGGCCACGCGAGGGCGCTCTATGTGCTCGTGGTCTACG ACCCTGGTGCGGTGGTAGAGGCTCAGACGTCGGTGCCCTACGCCATTGTGGGCGGCATCCTGGCGCTACTGGTATTTCTGATCATTTGTGTGCTGGTGGGCATGGTCTGGTGCTCAGTACGGCAGAAGG GCTCCTATCTGACCCACGAGGCCAGTGGGCTGGATGAGCAGGGAGAAGCAAGAGAAGCCTTTCTCAATGGCAGCGATGGTCACAAGAGGAAAGAAGAATTCTTCATCTGA
- the CADM4 gene encoding cell adhesion molecule 4 isoform X2, with protein MGRARRFQWPLLLLWAAAAGPGAGQEVQTENVTVAEGGVAEITCRLHQYDGSIVVIQNPARQTLFFNGTRALKDDRFQLEEFSPRRVRIRLSDARLEDEGGYFCQLYTEDTHHQIATLTVLVAPENPVVEVREQAVEGGEVEVSCLVPRSRPAATLRWYRDRKELKGVSSGQENGKVWSVASTVRFRVDRKDDGGIVICEAQNQALPSGHSKQTQYVLDVQYSPTARIHASQAVVREGDTLVLTCAVTGNPRPNQIRWNRGNESLPERAEAVGETLTLPGLVSADNGTYTCEASNKHGHARALYVLVVYEFLTVLEPG; from the exons aTGGGCCGGGCCCGGCGCTTCCAGTGGCCgctgctgctgctgtgggcgGCCGCGGCGGGGCCAG GGGCAGGACAGGAAGTACAGACAGAGAATGTGACAGTGGCTGAGGGTGGGGTGGCCGAGATAACCTGCCGTCTGCACCAGTATGATGGGTCCATAGTTGTCATTCAGAACCCAGCCCGGCAGACCCTCTTCTTCAATGGCACCCGAG CCCTGAAGGACGATCGTTTCCAGCTCGAGGAGTTCTCCCCGCGCCGGGTGCGAATCCGGCTCTCAGATGCCCGCCTGGAGGACGAGGGGGGCTATTTCTGCCAGCTCTACACGGAAGATACCCACCACCAGATTGCCACGCTCACTGTACTGG TGGCCCCGGAGAATCCCGTGGTGGAGGTCCGGGAGCAGGCGGTGGAGGGCGGCGAAGTGGAGGTCAGCTGCTTAGTTCCGCGGTCCCGCCCGGCTGCCACCCTGCGATGGTACCGGGACCGCAAAGAGCTGAAAG GAGTGAGCAGCGGCCAAGAAAATGGCAAAGTCTGGAGCGTGGCAAGCACAGTGCGGTTTCGTGTGGACCGCAAGGACGACGGTGGTATCGTCATCTGCGAGGCGCAGAATCAGGCGCTACCTTCTGGACACAGCAAGCAGACGCAGTACGTGCTGGACGTGCAGT ACTCCCCCACGGCCAGGATCCATGCCTCCCAAGCTGTGGTGCGGGAGGGAGACACGTTGGTGCTGACCTGTGCGGTAACAGGGAACCCCAG GCCAAACCAGATCCGCTGGAACCGGGGGAATGAATCTTTGCCAGAGCGGGCCGAGGCGGTCGGGGAGACGCTTACACTGCCGGGCCTGGTCTCCGCGGATAATGGCACCTACACTTGCGAGGCGTCGAACAAGCACGGCCACGCGAGGGCGCTCTATGTGCTCGTGGTCTACG AGTTCTTAACGGTTCTGGAGCCAGGCTGA
- the SRRM5 gene encoding LOW QUALITY PROTEIN: serine/arginine repetitive matrix protein 5 (The sequence of the model RefSeq protein was modified relative to this genomic sequence to represent the inferred CDS: inserted 8 bases in 5 codons; substituted 2 bases at 2 genomic stop codons), with amino-acid sequence MPSPPLRPSKSSMSLASTGLSMPTMSSKSPASMKTTKSAMPISSSAPTKQSTAPQSVMSPSSSKSTKDXAPFNQPSNKSRVHSRTGTSSKACTDTRTSTVSVVKHHRPRGTHSRGRTSGGKGSHGSQRSPSRASTSSRMRTHGTRPGMAGRVRTPTSQQKQSRGKSHSQPRTTNQERXESRPREMSREKSYSSPGASSMEKSSELAVTPXRAKRYSPTRTPFKETGYSRSPSSLRRVKSYSQMITPSREQSFSPPEMSSKVKSYTQDSAPSRTQNFSWSITSSRTXSHSRSRTLRRARSHSWKRAQSRVRSHSWKRNHSMARSGTQRETPSKAGSGRHSPSRSCSKGKSYNQSRTHRRKRSDSQSRSPSKGRDHRQSRIPSKGRGRRQSRIPSKERGHRRSRTPSKKRNYIHSGTSSEERDHRGSKVPIKERDXVSSKERDHRSRTLRKERDHSQFRNSQKQRHHSQSRSSSQEKGPSRSKTPXEERDHSXSRIHREERHHSQSRTSSKERHHSQSSTPRRERCSDQSKISSKRDYSQSRSPSKERAQSQSRTSQKDREHSQFRTPGKESNPSQSTTPGSLSWKGSTSRAQSPSQKRTPSKTSNDSPSKFFSGVPIPQQDYIQANTSTPKAASPGERSSSSSSKLA; translated from the exons ATGCCTTCTCCACCTCTGAGACCCTCAAAGTCCAGTATGTCTCTGGCATCCACTGGACTCTCAATGCCCACAATGTCTTCCAAGTCTCCTGCCTCCATGAAGACCACCAAGTCGGCAATGCCCATCAGCTCTTCAGCACCCACCAAGCAATCGACAGCCCCCCAATCAGTCATGAGCCCAAGTAGTTCCAAGTCTACCAAAGA AGCTCCTTTTAACCAGCCCAGCAACAAGTCCCGAGTCCACAGCCGGACAGGCACCTCCAGCAAGGCCTGCACGGACACCAGGACCAGCACAGTGAGTGTGGTGAAACACCACCGGCCAAGGGGAACACACAGCCGGGGTAGAACTTCTGGTGGAAAGGGAAGCCATGGCTCCCAAAGGTCACCCAGCAGGGCCAGCACTAGCAGCAGGATGAGAACTCACGGCACCAGACCAGGCATGGCCGGCAGGGTGAGAACTCCGACTTCCCAGCAAAAACAGAGTCGGGGCAAGAGTCACAGCCAGCCTAGAACCACCAACCAGGAAA GTGAGAGCCGGCCTAGAGAGATGAGCAGAGAGAAGAGTTACAGCTCACCAGGAGCCTCAAGTATGGAGAAGAGTTCTGAGCTGGCTGTAACCC GTAGGGCAAAGAGATACAGCCCCACTAGGACTCCCTTCAAGGAGACAGGTTACAGCCGATCTCCATCATCACTGAGGAGAGTGAAGAGTTATAGTCAGATGATCACCCCCAGCAGGGAACAGAGTTTCAGCCCACCTGAAATGTCCAGCAAGGTCAAGAGTTACACCCAGGATAGTGCACCTAGCAGGACCCAAAATTTCAGCTGGTCTATCACCTCCAGCAGGACCTGAAGTCACAGCCGGTCTAGAACACTCAGAAGAGCAAGAAGTCACAGTTGGAAGAGGGCCCAGAGCAGGGTAAGAAGTCACAGTTGGAAGAGAAATCATAGTATGGCAAGAAGTGGTACCCAGAGGGAAACTCCCAGTAAGGCAGGATCTGG AAGACATAGCCCGTCTAGAAGCTGCAGCAAGGGGAAAAGTTATAACCAATCTAGAACCCACAGGAGGAAAAGAAGTGACAGCCAGTCTAGAAGCCCCAGCAAGGGAAGAGATCACAGACAATCTAGGATCCCCAGCAAGGGGAGAGGTCGCAGACAATCTAGAATCCCCAGCAAGGAGAGAGGCCACAGACGATCTAGAACTCCCAGCAAGAAGAGAAACTACATCCATTCTGGAACCTCCAGCGAGGAGAGAGATCATAGAGGATCTAAGGTCCCCATTAAGGAGAGAGA GGTATCCAGcaaggaaagagatcacagatcTAGAACCCTTAGAAAGGAGAGAGATCACAGCCAATTTAGAAACTCCCAAAAGCAGAGACACCACAGCCAATCTAGAAGCTCCAGCCAGGAAAAAGGTCCCAGTCGATCTAAAACGCC AGAAGAGAGAGATCATAGCTGATCTAGAATCCACAGAGAGGAGAGACACCACAGCCAATCTAGAACCTCGAGCAAGGAAAGACATCACAGCCAATCTAGCACCCCCAGAAGAGAGAGATGTAGCGACCAATCTAAAATCTCCAGCAAGAGAGATTACAGCCAATCTAGGAGCCCCAGCAAGGAGAGAGCTCAGAGCCAATCTAGAACTTCCCAGAAGGACAGGGAGCACAGTCAATTTAGAACCCCAGGCAAGGAGAGCAATCCCAGCCAATCTACAACCCCTGGAAGTCTCAGCTGGAAGGGATCCACTAGCAGGGCACAGAGTCCAAGTCAGAAAAGAACACCCAGCAAGACAAGTAACGATTCCCCCTCAAAATTTTTCAGTGGAGTCCCAATCCCACAGCAGGATTATATTCAAGCCAACACCAGCACCCCTAAGGCCGCCTCACCTGGAGAGAGGTCCTCATCATCTTCTTCCAAGCTGGCATAG